The Bacillota bacterium genome window below encodes:
- a CDS encoding GNAT family N-acetyltransferase — protein MGLTIKRLAPELAKTFVEFFEGLDFEHSPHWASCYCMAYHVDCSQEQWQSRTGEDNRRDAFELIKEGRMMGYLAFDGEQCVGWCNANDAQRYLRLKKEMQPVVGDRRIGCVLCFVIHPNYRNQGLARKLLEQAVQDFQADDYEAVLALPVDIKANPQTLYRGTINMYTELGFKEIERHGDLRVMWLDL, from the coding sequence ATGGGGTTGACAATTAAGCGGCTCGCCCCAGAACTGGCAAAAACCTTTGTCGAGTTCTTTGAAGGGTTGGATTTTGAGCATTCCCCCCATTGGGCCAGCTGTTATTGTATGGCATATCATGTCGATTGCTCCCAGGAGCAGTGGCAAAGCAGGACGGGGGAGGATAATCGTCGAGATGCCTTTGAACTAATCAAGGAAGGGAGAATGATGGGATATCTGGCTTTCGATGGCGAGCAGTGTGTAGGCTGGTGCAATGCCAACGATGCTCAGCGCTATCTCCGTCTAAAAAAAGAAATGCAGCCAGTTGTTGGTGATAGGAGGATCGGCTGCGTGCTTTGCTTTGTGATCCATCCCAATTATCGCAATCAAGGATTGGCGCGGAAGTTGCTAGAGCAGGCGGTTCAAGACTTCCAAGCGGATGATTATGAAGCTGTGTTGGCACTTCCGGTGGATATTAAGGCTAACCCTCAAACGCTTTACAGGGGAACTATAAACATGTACACAGAGCTTGGTTTTAAGGAGATAGAGCGGCATGGAGACCTCCGGGTGATGTGGCTGGATTTGTAG
- a CDS encoding TldD/PmbA family protein: MFTFPQNLYTDVRIEDVFESNIIFSLGNLDEQKQRKYKAAFIRVFDGTRWYYSSTSNIEAIQREIDNLARIATANSAIGDHPIVQKLEANQGEHTKFRLNSVAEIGIDQKLDLLQDYFPIISENSLIKMWKGQYVDQYVVKKFYSSKGANLHFDAQKAGISLQFEMAANERKFSERFQKASHYFSDLQGRHEELKAYISKCEDFLHNYQALKPGKYTTILSPVVAGVFAHESFGHKSESDFMVGDETMKKEWAIGKKVGADILSIIDDGSKPGSGFVPFDDEGTRSRETHLIKNGILAGRLHSAATAGALDEDVTGNARAINFEFEPIVRMTTTYIASGDKTKDELFSEVKEGIYIETLKHGSGMSTFTIAPSISYYIKDGKIAYPVNIAVITGNVFETLGEIDGLSNQVELESFVIGGCGKMEQYPLSVGFGGPYVRVKNINAQ, encoded by the coding sequence ATGTTTACATTTCCCCAAAACCTGTATACCGATGTCAGAATCGAGGATGTCTTTGAGAGCAACATTATTTTTTCGTTGGGAAACCTCGATGAACAAAAGCAAAGGAAATACAAAGCAGCCTTTATCAGGGTTTTTGACGGGACCCGGTGGTACTATAGTTCTACTTCGAACATAGAGGCAATTCAACGGGAAATCGACAATCTGGCACGAATAGCCACCGCCAATTCGGCAATTGGTGACCATCCAATCGTTCAGAAGTTGGAAGCCAACCAAGGCGAACACACCAAATTCAGATTGAATTCCGTTGCCGAGATAGGTATCGACCAAAAGTTAGACCTCTTACAGGACTATTTCCCAATCATCTCCGAGAACAGTTTGATTAAAATGTGGAAGGGGCAGTACGTCGATCAATATGTAGTTAAAAAATTCTATTCCAGCAAGGGAGCCAATCTACATTTCGATGCCCAAAAAGCTGGCATCTCTTTGCAGTTTGAAATGGCTGCCAATGAACGCAAGTTTTCCGAACGGTTCCAAAAGGCGTCTCATTATTTTTCGGATTTGCAGGGCCGGCATGAAGAACTGAAGGCCTATATCTCCAAGTGCGAGGACTTTCTGCATAATTATCAAGCACTTAAGCCGGGAAAATATACAACCATCCTCTCGCCGGTTGTGGCTGGGGTGTTTGCCCACGAAAGCTTCGGCCACAAGAGCGAATCCGATTTCATGGTCGGAGATGAAACGATGAAAAAAGAGTGGGCGATAGGCAAAAAAGTCGGCGCCGACATCCTCTCGATTATTGATGATGGCAGCAAACCGGGCAGCGGCTTCGTGCCCTTTGACGATGAGGGCACCCGGTCGCGGGAAACTCATCTGATAAAGAACGGCATCCTGGCCGGTAGGCTCCACAGCGCCGCCACAGCTGGGGCGCTGGACGAAGATGTCACCGGTAACGCACGGGCTATCAATTTTGAGTTTGAACCGATTGTCAGAATGACTACCACCTATATCGCTTCCGGCGATAAAACCAAGGACGAACTATTCAGCGAAGTGAAGGAAGGTATCTATATTGAGACCCTCAAACACGGCTCGGGCATGTCCACCTTTACCATCGCACCCTCAATAAGCTACTACATCAAGGACGGAAAAATCGCCTACCCAGTGAATATCGCCGTAATCACAGGCAATGTCTTTGAGACTTTAGGCGAAATTGACGGGCTCTCCAATCAGGTGGAACTGGAGTCCTTTGTTATCGGCGGCTGCGGCAAAATGGAACAATATCCCCTGAGTGTAGGGTTTGGCGGACCCTATGTCCGGGTCAAAAATATCAACGCCCAATAA
- a CDS encoding PTS fructose transporter subunit IIA, with amino-acid sequence MKKIANCIHHTHWDPLWYFTAQDAMVQFTYNMKEMLAAFDDGKIENFFLDGQTAALDEYLELHPEDREKISKLVKEKKLFVGPFNSQLDCFISSGEAVINNLRLGIKTGDALGGVSKIAYLPDSFGHSYDFPKIFNQMGIYDFVITRGVGDEYNLGSEFYLRSNDGSKVLVCTMISGYGYGAYPFKYGTLLTDKAEDYNRIDVKSLIERLVTLSSVENEFVFPLGFDQNPIMLNIEEKIKKYNSESNELYFQLTTWEEFMQKVRERGQNLKVHDYELFSTQYHRIHKSIFSARADIKALQDEAERILAFEVQPLMAMLDQLGVPYDQSILDKAWDTLVRCQTHASATLTDETNEYIKVTSNNALNIAKAAKVYLMKITALSVENQEPGTPLVVFNTLPYKRDLSLKLNIYTKKPEFKLFLDGRELPYTVVSAEEQYGGVLRKSPDLMTEDRDFWKTTVILNLKDFPGIAYKTIQVMEAENSSAPERISKTGNYTENARFKVELLDTGLRITDKLLNRVFNQALYLEESGDAGDNYDYSYPDEGEDLIITHYFKDAKSSAWNAAGMSEMTLQGSFKVPENLEERKAKKCNSDLSYKIRLRLRDDSDVIELNGSFANKALNHRVRLVISSEFENHHSYAGTQFGYIKRETSPEALKFWREENWFEEPSPTNPLLNHVSAVGDAYTVSAFTRSIKEYEFIGAACKDIALTIFRSVGHLGLPDLNRRPGRPSGLDYKVIETPDSQLLGEITFEVGLTYYDDFDGNNVMNDYVRYATNQMYYQNQTHERTVFKLSYFPTNPLPFALPKSYDFIGLENSRSAFSTVVKSEDNDGYVLRIYNNENHAIEGGRLTVGFDYNEILKTNILETEKETATLDVGKLDPGELRNIKISK; translated from the coding sequence ATGAAAAAAATAGCTAATTGCATTCACCACACCCACTGGGATCCACTTTGGTATTTCACCGCCCAGGATGCCATGGTCCAGTTCACCTACAACATGAAAGAGATGCTTGCCGCCTTTGATGATGGCAAAATTGAGAACTTCTTCTTGGACGGCCAGACGGCGGCCCTGGACGAGTACCTGGAACTACACCCCGAAGATCGGGAAAAAATCAGCAAGCTGGTCAAAGAGAAAAAGCTCTTTGTCGGTCCGTTTAACTCCCAGCTGGACTGCTTTATCTCCAGCGGCGAGGCCGTGATAAATAACCTGCGTCTGGGGATAAAAACCGGCGACGCGCTGGGCGGCGTGTCAAAGATTGCCTACTTGCCGGATTCCTTTGGCCATTCCTATGATTTCCCGAAGATTTTCAACCAGATGGGTATCTACGATTTTGTTATCACCCGCGGTGTTGGCGACGAGTATAACCTTGGCAGTGAATTTTACCTCCGCTCAAATGACGGCAGCAAGGTCCTGGTTTGCACAATGATTTCTGGCTATGGTTACGGCGCCTACCCATTTAAATACGGCACTTTGCTCACCGACAAAGCTGAGGATTACAACCGTATCGATGTCAAATCGCTGATTGAGCGCCTAGTCACACTTTCCTCTGTGGAGAATGAATTTGTCTTTCCCCTGGGCTTTGACCAAAACCCAATTATGCTCAACATCGAAGAGAAGATAAAAAAATACAATTCAGAGTCTAACGAGCTCTACTTCCAGCTTACCACCTGGGAAGAGTTTATGCAGAAGGTGCGGGAACGGGGGCAAAATTTGAAAGTCCATGATTACGAATTGTTCTCTACCCAGTATCATCGAATCCACAAATCAATCTTCTCTGCCCGGGCAGATATCAAGGCTTTGCAGGATGAGGCGGAGCGCATCCTGGCCTTCGAAGTTCAGCCACTGATGGCCATGTTGGATCAGCTGGGGGTTCCTTATGATCAGAGCATCCTCGACAAGGCCTGGGATACGCTGGTTCGCTGTCAGACCCACGCTTCGGCGACCCTGACCGATGAAACTAATGAGTATATCAAAGTCACCAGCAATAATGCCTTGAACATCGCCAAAGCTGCCAAAGTTTATCTGATGAAAATTACCGCGCTTTCCGTTGAGAATCAAGAACCTGGGACGCCACTGGTCGTTTTCAACACCCTGCCATATAAGCGCGATTTGTCACTCAAGCTGAATATCTATACCAAAAAACCTGAGTTTAAGCTCTTTCTTGATGGCCGGGAACTGCCATATACAGTGGTCAGCGCAGAAGAGCAGTACGGCGGGGTGCTCCGGAAGTCACCGGACTTGATGACCGAGGACAGAGACTTTTGGAAGACTACAGTTATCCTCAACCTGAAAGACTTTCCTGGCATCGCCTACAAAACAATCCAGGTGATGGAGGCGGAAAACAGCTCTGCACCGGAGCGGATTAGCAAAACGGGAAATTATACAGAGAATGCCCGCTTCAAGGTTGAGCTGTTGGATACCGGTCTCCGAATTACTGACAAGCTCTTAAACAGGGTGTTTAATCAGGCTCTCTATCTCGAAGAATCCGGTGATGCTGGCGATAACTATGATTACTCCTATCCTGATGAAGGTGAGGATTTGATCATTACCCACTATTTCAAAGATGCAAAATCTAGTGCCTGGAACGCGGCGGGTATGAGTGAAATGACGCTTCAGGGCAGCTTCAAGGTGCCGGAAAACCTCGAGGAACGCAAAGCGAAAAAATGCAATTCGGACTTAAGCTACAAAATCCGCCTGCGCCTCCGGGACGACAGTGATGTTATTGAGCTCAATGGTTCTTTTGCCAACAAAGCGTTGAATCATCGGGTACGGCTGGTAATAAGCTCTGAATTCGAGAATCACCACTCATATGCTGGAACTCAGTTTGGCTATATCAAACGTGAGACTAGTCCTGAAGCTCTGAAGTTCTGGCGGGAGGAGAATTGGTTTGAGGAGCCCAGCCCGACAAATCCCCTGTTGAATCATGTATCAGCGGTGGGGGATGCATATACCGTTAGCGCCTTTACCCGCAGCATCAAGGAATACGAGTTTATCGGTGCAGCTTGCAAGGACATTGCCCTGACAATCTTCCGTTCTGTCGGCCATCTGGGCCTGCCGGACCTTAACCGGCGGCCAGGCCGCCCTAGCGGTCTGGACTACAAGGTGATTGAGACCCCGGACAGTCAGCTGTTGGGTGAAATTACTTTCGAAGTCGGTCTGACTTACTATGATGACTTTGACGGAAATAATGTTATGAATGATTACGTGCGCTATGCAACCAATCAGATGTACTATCAAAACCAGACCCATGAGCGCACAGTATTTAAGCTCTCGTACTTCCCGACCAATCCCCTTCCCTTTGCGCTGCCGAAATCCTACGACTTTATCGGCCTTGAGAATTCCCGGTCTGCCTTCAGTACTGTTGTCAAGTCCGAGGACAACGACGGCTATGTGCTGCGGATCTATAACAATGAGAATCATGCAATTGAAGGCGGGAGGCTTACAGTCGGTTTTGACTATAACGAAATTCTCAAGACTAATATCTTGGAGACCGAAAAGGAAACGGCAACTTTAGATGTAGGCAAATTAGACCCGGGGGAACTGAGAAATATTAAGATTAGTA
- a CDS encoding PTS fructose transporter subunit IIA: MIVSLLTAEHINLDLAATSQEGVIRELAKELFASGHVSDLEQFVADTMAREALGPTGIGHGIAIPHGKSAAVQTPAIAFGRSVRGLEWNSLDEEPVKLVFLLAVPEQSADNYHLKVLAALARKLIHVEFRDKLTACNDKEKLVSLLGGITIQ; encoded by the coding sequence ATCATCGTGAGTCTATTAACAGCAGAGCATATAAATTTAGACCTTGCCGCCACCAGCCAGGAAGGAGTTATTCGGGAATTGGCCAAAGAGCTTTTCGCTTCTGGTCATGTGAGTGATTTGGAGCAGTTTGTGGCTGATACCATGGCCCGGGAAGCATTGGGGCCGACTGGCATTGGTCACGGCATAGCCATCCCCCATGGCAAGAGTGCCGCGGTGCAAACACCGGCCATTGCCTTTGGTCGCAGTGTCCGCGGGTTGGAGTGGAATTCGCTGGATGAGGAGCCGGTTAAGTTGGTTTTTCTCCTGGCTGTCCCCGAGCAATCGGCGGACAACTATCATTTGAAGGTTCTTGCAGCCCTCGCTCGCAAGCTAATTCACGTAGAGTTTCGGGACAAGCTGACTGCCTGCAATGACAAGGAAAAACTGGTCAGCTTACTGGGGGGCATCACAATCCAATAA
- a CDS encoding peptidase U62 — translation MMIREKYSTNIKETTLNVVQTEIESVRKKDISKTGLRLYKDGFIGVSGAIGNYDELELQERAEKTLSLKIPYPHAASRDMKEQVSNCPEIIKDTDFPAEIEALLSELRQQQPKFTFFHKIKLVEQQTELKNEQNLDLQYKDRHISIELAIKEKASANLLDAFTGYQGRVYDRNQFVQMANDICNAFLNPVEMPKGAKLPAVYDASHPLPLKKLITDLNGQLFATGSSLFSGKLNEEIFNTNFSLYQSLHPEASFQPFFDAEGVVNPGYSYPLIENGRLMAPYTDKKTAAQFDLPLTGSAAAEYDSVPSLGYLNFKLKESNKTLKELLGGQMGIFVLISEGGDFTPNGDFATPVQLAFLFDGEKLIGRLPELQLSSNVFKMFGEDFVGVGKNKLHPLASEKYMVLNMDISK, via the coding sequence ATGATGATTAGAGAAAAATACTCCACCAACATAAAGGAAACCACCCTGAATGTTGTCCAGACTGAGATTGAGTCAGTCCGCAAAAAGGATATCTCCAAGACCGGACTCCGGCTTTACAAAGACGGCTTTATTGGTGTCAGCGGCGCCATTGGTAACTACGATGAGTTGGAGCTCCAGGAGCGGGCTGAGAAAACTCTGTCCCTCAAGATTCCCTACCCCCATGCGGCCAGCCGGGACATGAAAGAACAGGTATCCAACTGCCCGGAAATCATTAAAGATACTGATTTCCCCGCCGAAATTGAAGCTCTGCTGTCTGAGTTGCGACAACAACAACCCAAGTTCACCTTTTTCCACAAGATTAAGCTAGTGGAGCAACAAACTGAACTCAAGAATGAGCAGAATCTAGATCTGCAGTACAAAGACAGACATATAAGTATCGAGCTGGCGATCAAAGAAAAGGCATCAGCGAACCTCTTGGACGCCTTCACCGGTTACCAGGGAAGGGTCTATGACCGCAATCAATTCGTGCAGATGGCCAACGATATCTGCAACGCGTTTTTGAACCCGGTGGAAATGCCCAAGGGCGCAAAATTGCCGGCAGTGTACGACGCATCTCATCCCCTACCCCTAAAGAAACTAATAACAGATCTTAACGGTCAGCTTTTTGCCACTGGCAGCTCCCTGTTCTCCGGCAAACTAAATGAAGAGATTTTCAACACCAACTTCAGTCTCTACCAATCCCTGCATCCGGAGGCCTCCTTTCAGCCTTTCTTTGATGCCGAAGGCGTGGTCAACCCGGGGTACAGTTACCCATTGATTGAAAATGGCCGGTTGATGGCGCCGTACACAGACAAAAAAACCGCAGCACAATTTGATCTGCCGTTAACAGGCAGTGCTGCTGCGGAGTATGACAGCGTTCCGTCACTAGGATACTTGAACTTCAAGCTCAAGGAGAGCAATAAGACCCTCAAAGAATTGCTGGGAGGGCAGATGGGAATCTTCGTGCTAATTTCCGAAGGTGGAGACTTCACCCCCAACGGCGACTTCGCCACCCCTGTGCAGCTGGCCTTCCTGTTCGACGGTGAAAAACTCATCGGCCGTCTGCCAGAATTACAGCTTTCCTCTAACGTGTTCAAAATGTTTGGGGAAGATTTCGTAGGCGTGGGCAAAAATAAACTTCACCCTCTAGCCAGCGAGAAGTACATGGTTCTTAACATGGACATCTCAAAATAG
- a CDS encoding transposase: protein MPRVAREKSKSGIYHVMVRGANKQEIFHDDVDRIKFLKTLKRYKDVSAFQMYAWCLMGNHVHLLLKEGTEDFSITMKRIGVCYVTYYNLKYKATGHLFQDRFKSETVETERYFLVVARYIHQNPVKAGLVTSAADWRWSSYRGYIEATGIFPDGLLDTRPVLDLFSKDRDTALRLFKEYSLAANDDACLDEGVGERIRLTDEEALQLVREILPSGVNIAQVKGLPKPARDEIIRKITKLDGVSQRQTARILGVSPSLVFKA from the coding sequence AGTAAGAGTGGGATTTACCATGTAATGGTCAGAGGAGCAAACAAGCAAGAGATATTTCATGACGATGTTGATAGAATAAAGTTTCTAAAAACGCTTAAACGGTATAAAGATGTGTCCGCTTTTCAAATGTATGCATGGTGCCTTATGGGAAATCATGTTCATTTGTTACTTAAAGAGGGAACTGAGGATTTTTCAATTACTATGAAGCGAATCGGAGTCTGTTATGTTACCTACTATAATCTGAAGTACAAAGCCACGGGACATTTGTTTCAGGACAGGTTTAAAAGTGAAACCGTAGAAACAGAAAGATATTTCCTTGTTGTGGCCAGATATATCCACCAGAATCCTGTGAAGGCCGGACTGGTAACATCTGCTGCTGACTGGAGATGGAGCAGCTATCGGGGATATATTGAAGCGACGGGAATTTTTCCCGATGGACTGTTGGATACCCGTCCGGTGCTTGATTTGTTTTCGAAAGACAGGGACACAGCTTTAAGGTTGTTCAAGGAGTACAGCCTGGCAGCCAATGATGATGCCTGCTTAGATGAAGGAGTAGGTGAAAGAATCCGCCTAACAGATGAAGAGGCACTGCAATTAGTCCGAGAGATTCTACCCAGTGGTGTTAATATTGCCCAGGTTAAAGGCTTGCCGAAGCCAGCACGGGATGAGATTATCCGCAAGATTACGAAGCTGGATGGAGTTTCCCAAAGACAAACTGCGAGAATTTTGGGTGTATCACCAAGCCTGGTGTTTAAGGCCTAA
- a CDS encoding transcription antiterminator: MKENLQQLLLILLRDKGPHRVDELAQELHVSNRTVRYWLEEVEILLEAYNLKLMRKPKVGVWIEGSPEDLGYVVSKVRQGVWEEKYSPGHRQLLILQEVLAGPTPILRLSDKLYVSRMTIYNDLDGVREYLQNYDLELVNRKNRGLVVEGDESGIRRATADLLPKLSAYSDSDSGPVPVRRVDGGTYRQLTKLFPAHDISLFEAVLEEAENRLRFRFADEAFVCLVVHIALTMERLRQGKDITMPREQMEMVRQKEEFEVARWITARISLIAGVSIPESETGYICMHILGSKLQQRVDSEEAEDLVAKLEPQTIKITQEIIAVAEAILGFELAHDRLLLAGLALHLRPALNRLRHGLSIRNPILAMIKENYPELMNAAWATSKVFEQHLGVTISEPEVGFIAMHLGAALERLRKRKRVLLVCSSGMGTAQLLNTRLESAFPNLDVVDVVSSYQYSQGNLPNVDLIISTVPLEAKSIPVIQVSPFLNQQDIQAISRYTIRGNQDPKKSIPVLTDLVTPDLVFLDFEAAGQEQIIGFLAARLKATGVVTEDYRAGVLAREKLASTAVGRGVAIPHTFQEHVQSSRVAVARLKTPIQWGEDEVDLVFMLALKFNREEKTWQMFRSFYRLLDNREFLSRLRAATSPSQFVEIIRGYREE; the protein is encoded by the coding sequence ATGAAAGAAAATCTTCAGCAATTATTGCTTATATTGCTTCGGGACAAAGGACCGCACAGGGTAGATGAGTTGGCCCAGGAGCTCCATGTCTCCAACCGAACAGTACGGTATTGGCTGGAAGAAGTGGAGATTTTACTTGAGGCCTATAACCTTAAGCTCATGCGGAAGCCTAAGGTCGGGGTTTGGATTGAAGGCAGCCCTGAGGACCTGGGGTATGTGGTTTCCAAGGTTCGCCAAGGGGTTTGGGAGGAGAAATATTCACCCGGGCACAGGCAACTCCTTATCTTGCAAGAGGTTTTGGCTGGGCCGACGCCCATTCTTAGATTGAGTGACAAGCTTTACGTCAGCCGAATGACTATCTACAACGATTTGGATGGGGTTCGGGAGTATCTGCAAAATTATGACCTGGAGTTGGTAAACCGCAAAAACAGGGGTCTGGTTGTGGAAGGTGATGAATCTGGAATTCGCCGGGCGACAGCAGATCTGCTGCCGAAACTATCGGCATACAGCGACAGCGATTCGGGACCGGTGCCGGTACGCCGTGTGGATGGAGGAACCTATCGTCAGCTGACCAAATTGTTCCCTGCCCATGACATCAGTCTGTTTGAGGCAGTGCTTGAAGAAGCTGAGAACCGTTTGCGCTTCCGGTTTGCCGACGAGGCCTTTGTCTGCCTCGTTGTCCACATCGCCCTTACCATGGAGCGTTTACGCCAGGGCAAAGATATAACTATGCCCCGGGAGCAAATGGAGATGGTCCGGCAAAAAGAAGAATTTGAAGTCGCCCGGTGGATTACCGCGCGCATCAGTCTAATCGCGGGCGTAAGCATCCCCGAGTCGGAAACCGGTTACATCTGCATGCACATCCTTGGCTCTAAGCTCCAGCAGCGGGTTGACTCTGAGGAGGCAGAAGATTTGGTTGCCAAACTCGAACCACAGACGATTAAAATCACCCAGGAAATAATTGCTGTGGCGGAGGCGATTCTCGGTTTCGAGCTTGCCCATGACCGCCTGTTGCTGGCGGGGTTGGCATTGCATCTGCGCCCCGCGTTGAACCGGCTTCGCCACGGCCTGTCGATCCGCAACCCCATTTTGGCAATGATCAAGGAAAATTACCCTGAGTTGATGAATGCCGCCTGGGCCACCAGCAAAGTATTTGAGCAGCATCTGGGGGTGACGATTTCCGAGCCGGAAGTCGGATTCATTGCCATGCATCTTGGCGCCGCCCTCGAGCGTTTGCGGAAGCGGAAGCGTGTGCTATTGGTGTGCTCCAGTGGCATGGGGACTGCACAGCTCTTAAACACCCGCCTGGAGTCAGCATTTCCCAATCTCGATGTTGTTGATGTCGTCTCCAGTTATCAATACAGTCAGGGCAACCTACCCAATGTAGATTTGATCATCTCGACAGTGCCGCTGGAAGCAAAAAGCATTCCAGTTATTCAGGTCAGTCCTTTTCTCAATCAGCAAGATATTCAGGCAATTAGTCGTTATACGATAAGGGGCAATCAGGACCCCAAAAAGAGCATTCCGGTGCTAACAGACCTGGTCACGCCTGATTTGGTTTTTCTGGACTTTGAGGCCGCTGGCCAGGAACAGATAATCGGGTTTCTGGCGGCCCGCCTGAAGGCGACCGGTGTTGTCACTGAAGATTACCGGGCAGGGGTGTTGGCCAGGGAGAAATTGGCGTCCACTGCAGTTGGCCGGGGTGTGGCAATTCCCCATACATTCCAGGAACATGTCCAATCATCCCGGGTGGCAGTTGCCCGCCTGAAAACGCCAATTCAGTGGGGCGAGGACGAAGTTGATTTGGTGTTCATGCTGGCGTTGAAATTTAACCGGGAGGAGAAGACCTGGCAGATGTTTCGCAGTTTTTACCGGCTGTTGGACAATCGGGAATTTCTTTCCCGGTTGCGGGCAGCAACTAGCCCAAGCCAGTTTGTTGAAATCATCAGGGGGTACAGAGAGGAGTAA